The following coding sequences are from one Lolium rigidum isolate FL_2022 chromosome 6, APGP_CSIRO_Lrig_0.1, whole genome shotgun sequence window:
- the LOC124661429 gene encoding katanin p60 ATPase-containing subunit A-like 2, protein MDFKGFWESKFGGKKEPERDGEANGSVKKRTADLAIYEQYEQQAQAGQPAMRAAAIRDGNADVIQKPLLPPFESAEMRNLAETLLRDIIRGNPDVKWESIKGLETAKRLLKEAVVMPIKYPKYFTGLLSPWKGILLFGPPGTGKTMLAKAVATECNTTFFNISASSIVSKWRGDSEKLVKVLFELARYHAPSTIFLDEIDAIISQRGEARSEHEASRRLKTELLIQMDGLTKTNDLVFVLAATNLPWELDAAMLRRLEKRILVPLPEAEARHAMFEGLLPSMTSSLEIPYETLVEKTEGYSGSDIRLVCKEAAMQPLRRLMSVLDASDEVVPEEELPEVGPLKADDVELALRNTRPSAHLQAHRYDKFNQDYGSQLLV, encoded by the exons ATG GATTTCAAGGGGTTCTGGGAGTCCAAGTTCGGGGGCAAGAAGGAGCCGGAGCGGGACGGGGAGGCCAACGGCAGCGTCAAGAAGCGGACCGCCGATTTGGCCATCTACGAGCAGTACGAGCAGCAG GCTCAGGCCGGGCAGCCGGCGATGCGCGCCGCGGCGATTCGCGACGGGAATGCTGATGTGAT CCAGAAGCCTCTCCTACCTCCATTTGAGTCAGCTGAAATGCGCAATCTAGCAGAGACATTGTTACG GGATATTATCCGAGGAAACCCAGATGTGAAATGGGAAAGCATCAAGGGACTAGAGACTGCAAAACGCCTCCTGAAAGAGGCAGTTGTTATGCCCATAAAGTACCCAAA ATACTTCACTGGTCTACTATCACCGTGGAAAGGCATCTTACTTTTTGGTCCTCCAGGAACTGGAAAG ACAATGCTGGCAAAAGCAGTGGCTACTGAGTGCAATACTACATTCTTCAACATTTCAGCGTCATCAATTGTCAGCAAATGGCGCG GAGATTCTGAGAAGCTAGTCAAAGTTCTTTTTGAGCTTGCAAGATATCATGCACCATCCACGATATTTCTTGatgagattgatgctattattagTCAACGTGGTGAAGCCCGTAGTGAGCATGAAGCTAGTCGACGCTTGAAGACTGAGCTACTTATTCAG ATGGATGGCTTGACAAAAACGAACGACCTAGTATTTGTGCTTGCAGCAACAAATCTACCATGGGAGTTGGATGCAGCTATGCTCCGTCGACTTGAGAAGCGG ATTCTTGTACCACTTCCTGAAGCTGAAGCAAGGCATGCCATGTTTGAGGGACTTCTGCCATCTATGACCTCAAGTCTAGAGATCCCATACGAAACTTTAGTTGAAAAGACTGAAGGGTACTCTGGTTCAGATATCCGTCTTGTTTGCAAAGAAGCTGCCATGCAGCCATTAAGGCGTCTTATGTCGGTTCTTGATGCCAGTGATGAGGTGGTGCCAGAGGAAG AACTGCCTGAGGTCGGCCCTCTTAAAGCTGATGATGTTGAACTTGCTTTGAGGAACACAAGGCCGTCAGCCCATCTCCAAGCACATCGCTATGATAAGTTTAACCAGGACTATGGAAGCCAGCTCCTCGTTTAG
- the LOC124664660 gene encoding gibberellin 2-beta-dioxygenase 3-like, with the protein MVVLASTPAVDQIPLLRSPDPGDYFAGMPVVDLSSPGAPRAIADACSRYGFFKLVGHGVPLDAMERVEAEAVRFFAQPQADKDRAGPAYPFGYGSKRIGLNGDVGWLEYLLLAVDDASLSAACPVPSRAAFRAALNEYIAAVRKVAARVLEAMAEGLGIAPLDALSAMVAAQGSDQVFRVNHYPPCTALQGLGHSATGFGAHTDPQLLSLLRSNGTSGLQVALQDDGRWVSVPSDRDALFVNVGDSLQVLTNGRFKSVKHRVVANSLKSRVSMIYFGGPSLAQRIAPLPQLLGEGEQSLYKDFTWSEYKKAAYKSRLGDNRLAHFHKEQL; encoded by the exons ATGGTGGTTCTCGCGAGCACGCCGGCCGTGGACCAAATCCCGCTCCTCCGTTCCCCGGACCCAGGGGACTACTTCGCGGGCATGCCGGTCGTGGACCTGTCCAGCCCCGGCGCGCCCAGGGCCATCGCGGACGCGTGCTCACGCTACGGGTTCTTCAAGCTCGTCGGCCACGGCGTGCCCCTGGACGCCATGGAGCGGGTCGAGGCCGAGGCCGTCCGCTTCTTCGCGCAGCCCCAGGCCGACAAGGACCGGGCCGGGCCGGCCTACCCGTTCGGGTACGGCAGCAAGCGCATCGGGCTCAACGGCGACGTCGGGTGGCTCGAgtacctcctcctcgccgtcgacgacgcctCCCTCTCCGCCGCATGCCCCGTCCCTTCCCGCGCGGCCTTTCGGGCGGCGCTGAACGAGTACATCGCGGCGGTGCGcaaggtggcggcgcgggtgctggaggcgatggcGGAGGGGCTGGGCATTGCGCCCCTGGACGCCCTGAGCGCCATGGTGGCGGCGCAGGGCAGCGACCAGGTGTTCCGGGTGAACCACTACCCGCCATGCACCGCGCTGCAGGGCCTCGGCCACAGCGCCACCGGCTTCGGCGCGCACACCGACCCGCAGCTCCTCTCGCTGCTGCGCTCCAACGGCACCTCCGGCCTGCAGGTCGCGCTGCAGGACGACGGGCGCTGGGTCTCCGTGCCGTCCGACCGCGACGCGCTCTTCGTCAACGTCGGCGACTCCTTGCAG GTGCTGACCAACGGGAGGTTCAAGAGCGTGAAGCACAGGGTGGTGGCCAACAGCCTCAAGTCTAGGGTCTCCATGATCTACTTCGGGGGGCCGTCGTTGGCGCAGAGGATCGCGCCATTGCCGCAGCTGCTGGGCGAGGGAGAGCAGAGCCTGTACAAGGACTTCACGTGGAGCGAGTACAAGAAGGCTGCCTACAAATCAAGGCTCGGTGACAACAGGCTGGCCCACTTCCACAAGGAACAGCTTTAA